A DNA window from Thioalkalivibrio sp. XN279 contains the following coding sequences:
- the dnaA gene encoding chromosomal replication initiator protein DnaA, producing MAAAWHQCLNRLRNELSPDQFNTYVAPLQAISEGNSLRLLAPNPYVVTWLRQHCLQRIRELAHEPGDDGRSLDVTIDVGTRMAAANVEIVSGGATAPVPAAPPRSEFLSGARLNPDFTFDSFVEGKSNQLARAGAFQVAENPGGSYNPLFLYGGVGLGKTHLMHAIGNRILDRNPHARVAYVHSERFVSDMVRALQNNRIDEFKRSYRSLNALLIDDIQFFAGKDRSQEEFFHTFNALFEERQQIVLSCDRYPKEVDGLEDRLKTRFGWGLTVAIEAPELETSVAILMKKASQEGVTLPSEVAFLIAKRIRSNVRELEGALRRVIATSRFLDREITMDFAKKALGDLLSLQDRLVTIENIQKTVAQYYKIRVADLMSKRRNRAVARPRQIAMSLAKELTERSYPEIGDAFGGKDHTTVLHACKRIKELRESDTRVREDYANLLRTLTA from the coding sequence GTGGCGGCCGCCTGGCACCAATGTCTCAACAGGCTCAGGAACGAACTGTCCCCGGACCAGTTCAACACCTATGTCGCACCTTTGCAGGCGATCAGCGAGGGGAATTCCCTGCGCCTCCTGGCGCCCAACCCTTACGTGGTGACCTGGCTGCGGCAGCACTGCCTGCAACGCATCCGGGAACTCGCGCACGAACCCGGTGACGATGGCCGGTCGCTGGACGTGACCATCGACGTGGGCACGCGCATGGCGGCCGCGAACGTCGAGATCGTGTCCGGAGGCGCCACTGCGCCCGTGCCGGCCGCCCCACCGCGCAGCGAGTTTCTCAGCGGCGCGCGCCTGAATCCCGACTTCACTTTCGACAGCTTCGTCGAGGGCAAAAGCAACCAACTGGCGCGGGCGGGCGCCTTCCAGGTGGCCGAGAACCCCGGCGGCTCGTACAACCCCTTGTTCCTGTACGGCGGGGTCGGTCTCGGCAAGACGCATCTCATGCACGCCATCGGCAACCGCATCCTGGACCGCAACCCGCACGCACGGGTGGCCTATGTCCATTCGGAGCGCTTCGTCAGCGACATGGTGCGCGCGCTGCAGAACAATCGCATCGACGAGTTCAAGCGCAGCTACCGCTCGCTGAATGCCCTGCTCATCGACGACATCCAGTTTTTCGCCGGGAAGGATCGATCGCAGGAAGAATTCTTCCACACTTTCAATGCCTTGTTCGAGGAACGCCAGCAGATCGTGCTGTCCTGCGACCGTTATCCGAAAGAAGTGGACGGTCTCGAGGACCGCCTCAAGACGCGCTTCGGCTGGGGGCTGACGGTGGCCATAGAGGCGCCGGAACTCGAGACCAGCGTGGCCATCCTGATGAAGAAAGCCAGCCAGGAAGGCGTGACACTGCCCTCGGAAGTGGCCTTCCTCATCGCCAAGCGCATCCGTTCCAATGTCCGGGAGCTCGAGGGCGCACTGCGCCGGGTGATTGCAACCTCCCGTTTTCTCGATCGCGAAATCACCATGGATTTCGCCAAGAAAGCGCTCGGCGACCTGCTGTCGCTGCAGGACCGCCTGGTCACGATCGAGAACATACAGAAGACCGTGGCGCAGTATTACAAGATCCGCGTCGCGGACCTGATGTCGAAACGGCGCAACCGTGCCGTGGCCAGGCCGCGGCAGATCGCGATGTCACTGGCGAAAGAGCTGACGGAAAGAAGTTACCCGGAAATCGGCGATGCTTTCGGTGGCAAGGACCACACCACGGTGCTGCACGCCTGCAAGCGGATCAAGGAACTGCGGGAGAGCGACACGCGGGTGCGGGAAGATTACGCAAACCTGTTGAGAACCCTCACGGCTTGA